Genomic window (Acidobacteriota bacterium):
ACCCATCTCCTGTCTCCTTGGTTGGCCCAAGTCTACACGCCTGTCGCGACTGGGTGGGAATTCCCGCGGCAGAAAGGAACGACCGGTTGCCAGACGGAAACGCCGTGTTGTATACCGTTTCTCCTCAACCAACCTCTTTCTTTCGCAGGAGTCTGTCGTGGCCCACATCACTCTTAAAGGCAACCCATTCAACACCAACGGAGATCTGCCGACGGTCGGCAGCAAAGCGCCGGACTTCGTGCTGGTCGATGGAGACCTGCAGGACGTGTCGCTCGCGAACTTCGCGGGCAAGAAGAAGGTGCTGAGCATCATGCCCAGCCTTGACACACCGGTCTGTCAGGTAATGACCCGCACGTTCAACGAGAAGGCCGGCGGTCGCGAGGACACCGTGGTCCTGCTGGTGACGGCGGACCTTCCGTT
Coding sequences:
- the tpx gene encoding thiol peroxidase, which translates into the protein MAHITLKGNPFNTNGDLPTVGSKAPDFVLVDGDLQDVSLANFAGKKKVLSIMPSLDTPVCQVMTRTFNEKAGGREDTVVLLVTADLPFAQGRFCGSEGLDDVKPLSLMRGKKFAKDYGMLITDGPLAGATGRAVVVLDENDVVVHAQLVEEIAAEPDYDAVLASLG